A region of Excalfactoria chinensis isolate bCotChi1 chromosome 22, bCotChi1.hap2, whole genome shotgun sequence DNA encodes the following proteins:
- the RPA2 gene encoding replication protein A 32 kDa subunit has product MWGGHGNFDGGYGPAGGYTQSPGGFSSPMGGQAEKKQRSRSQSIVPCTVSQLLAAEQVDEAFRIHDVEISQVTVVGIVRHAEKAPTNILYKVDDMTAAPMDVRQWVDTDEAGSENIVVPPGTYVKVAGHLRSFQNKKSLVAFKIMPLENMNEFTTHILETVNAHMILRKNLTLASRAPQSFTSAGMSDMGGYGGGSLPVNGLTAHQSQVLNLIKNCHSPEGMSLQELKLQLHNVSIPTIKQAVEFLSSEGHIYSTVDDDHYKSTDAD; this is encoded by the exons ATGTGGGGCGGACACG GTAACTTTGATGGCGGCTACGGCCCTGCGGGCGGATACACGCAGTCCCCGGGAGGCTTCAGTTCCCCTATGGGCGGGCAGGCCGAGAAGAAGCAG CGCAGCCGCTCGCAGAGCATCGTGCCCTGCACCGTGTCGCAGCTGCTGGCGGCCGAGCAGGTGGACGAGGCCTTCCGGATCCACGACGTGGAGATCTCGCAG GTCACCGTGGTGGGCATCGTCCGGCATGCGGAGAAGGCGCCCACCAACATCCTGTACAAGGTGGATGATATGACGGCAGCACCCATGGATGTGCGGCAGTGGGTGGACACCGAT GAGGCGGGCAGTGAGAATATCGTGGTACCCCCAGGAACTTACGTCAAAGTCGCTGGTCATCTTCGGTCTTTTCAG aacaagaaaagttTGGTGGCGTTTAAGATCATGCCTCTGGAAAACATGAACGAGTTCACCACGCACATACTTGAGACTGTTAATGCACATATGATCCTCAGGAAAAACCTTACG TTAGCATCAAGAGCACCTCAGTCATTTACCTCTGCTGGAATGAGTGACATGGGGGGCTATGGTGGAGGCAGCCTGCCTGTCAATGGACTCACAGCACATCAGAGTCAG GTGCTGAACCTGATTAAAAACTGCCATTCTCCAGAAGGGATGAGTCTTCAAGAGCTGAAACTTCAGCTCCACAATGTCAGCATACCAACAATCAA GCAAGCAGTTGAATTCCTCAGCAGCGAGGGACACATCTACTCTACTGTGGATGATGATCACTATAAGTCTACGGATGCTGACTGA
- the SMPDL3B gene encoding acid sphingomyelinase-like phosphodiesterase 3b isoform X2, translated as MPTPPCWLLALPGRSDALGAGRAGEGAVMEEVTMRAAALLVLLCPVMAGRFWHLTDLHWDPGYEAAAAAGQRCPSGGSGPAGAAGPWGSYACDAPWGLLSSAVSAMRRLLPRPDFVLWTGDDTPHVPDEQLGEEKVLHIIENLTSLIKQVFPDTKVYAAMGNHDFHPKNQFPGKENRIYNQTAELWRSWLNEASVPLFRAGAFYSEKLPSPNTRGRMIVLNTNLYYDQNSQTTGEEDPGGQFQWLEETLTNASKAEEMVYIVGHVPPGFFEKKRGKPWFRRDFNERYLKIVQKHHGVIAAQFFGHHHTDSFRMFYSDTGAPINVMFLAPRVTPWKTTLPGVTNGANNPGIRVVDYDADTLQVQDVVTYYLNLTHANLLVPTWEEEYRLTSAFQVSDGSARSMQTVLERISKDAKYLQQYYEFNSVRYDLTPCEETCRVDHVCAIREIDFSRYEECLEANGSAPAIVSVCLFFLSLLLGISGPQQTL; from the exons ATGCCGACGCCGCCATGTTGGCTGCTGGCGCTGCCCGGCCGCTCTGACGCGCTGGGGGCGGGGCGGGCAGGTGAAGGTGCCGTGATGGAGGAGGTGACGATGCGGGCGGCCGCGCTGCTCGTGCTGCTGTGCCCGGTCATGGCGGGGCGATTCTGGCACCTGACGGACCTGCACTGGGATCCCGGTTacgaggcggcggcggctgccgGGCAGCGCTGCCCGTCGGGGGGCTCGGGGCCGGCGGGGGCCGCGGGGCCGTGGGGCAGCTACGCGTGCGATGCGCCGTGGGGGCTGCTGAGCTCCGCCGTGTCCGCCATGCGCCGCCTGCTGCCGCGGCCCGACTTCGTGCTCTGGACCGG GGATGATACTCCTCACGTCCCCGATGagcagcttggagaagaaaaggttcTGCACATCATTGAAAACCTGACGTCTCTGATTAAACAGGTATTTCCAG ATACTAAAGTCTATGCAGCAATGGGGAATCACGACTTCCACCCCAAGAATCAGTTtccagggaaggagaacagGATCTACAACCAAACAGCAGAACTGTGGCGCTCCTGGTTGAATGAAGCTTCAGTTCCTCTGTTCAGAGCAG GAGCTTTCTACAGTGAGAAGCTGCCCAGTCCAAATACCAGGGGGAGAATGATTGTTCTCAATACCAACCTGTACTATGACCAGAACAGCCAGACAACGGGTGAGGAAGATCCTGGAGGGCAATTCCAATGGCTGGAGGAAACATTGACCAATGCttctaaagcagaagaaatg GTCTATATTGTGGGTCACGTCCCTCCTGGTTTCTTTGAGAAGAAACGAGGCAAGCCGTGGTTCAGGAGGGATTTCAACGAACGATACTTGAAAATAGTGCAGAAGCACCACGGAGTGATCGCTGCCCAGTTCTTTGGGCACCATCACACAGACAGCTTCCGCATGTTCTACAGCGATACAG GTGCCCCAATCAATGTCATGTTCTTGGCCCCCAGAGTGACCCCCTGGAAAACAACGTTACCTGGAGTGACCAACGGAGCCAACAACCCCGGGATCCGAGTGGTTGATTACGATGCAGACACCCTGCAGGTGCAG GACGTGGTGACTTATTACCTGAACTTAACTCATGCCAATCTGCTGGTCCCAACGTGGGAGGAGGAATACCGGCTGACCAGCGCCTTTCAGGTGTCTGATGGCTCCGCACGTTCCATGCAGACAGTGTTGGAAAGGATATCCAAGGATGCAAAGTACCTGCAGCAATACTATGAGTTTAACTCGGTCAGATACGATCTCACCCCGTGTGAGGAGACCTGCCGCGTCGACCACGTTTGTGCCATCAGGGAAATTGATTTCAGCAGATACGAGGAGTGCCTGGAAGCCAACGGCTCCGCTCCTGCCATCGT
- the SMPDL3B gene encoding acid sphingomyelinase-like phosphodiesterase 3b isoform X1 gives MPTPPCWLLALPGRSDALGAGRAGEGAVMEEVTMRAAALLVLLCPVMAGRFWHLTDLHWDPGYEAAAAAGQRCPSGGSGPAGAAGPWGSYACDAPWGLLSSAVSAMRRLLPRPDFVLWTGDDTPHVPDEQLGEEKVLHIIENLTSLIKQVFPDTKVYAAMGNHDFHPKNQFPGKENRIYNQTAELWRSWLNEASVPLFRAGAFYSEKLPSPNTRGRMIVLNTNLYYDQNSQTTGEEDPGGQFQWLEETLTNASKAEEMVYIVGHVPPGFFEKKRGKPWFRRDFNERYLKIVQKHHGVIAAQFFGHHHTDSFRMFYSDTGLTAIQVAGAPINVMFLAPRVTPWKTTLPGVTNGANNPGIRVVDYDADTLQVQDVVTYYLNLTHANLLVPTWEEEYRLTSAFQVSDGSARSMQTVLERISKDAKYLQQYYEFNSVRYDLTPCEETCRVDHVCAIREIDFSRYEECLEANGSAPAIVSVCLFFLSLLLGISGPQQTL, from the exons ATGCCGACGCCGCCATGTTGGCTGCTGGCGCTGCCCGGCCGCTCTGACGCGCTGGGGGCGGGGCGGGCAGGTGAAGGTGCCGTGATGGAGGAGGTGACGATGCGGGCGGCCGCGCTGCTCGTGCTGCTGTGCCCGGTCATGGCGGGGCGATTCTGGCACCTGACGGACCTGCACTGGGATCCCGGTTacgaggcggcggcggctgccgGGCAGCGCTGCCCGTCGGGGGGCTCGGGGCCGGCGGGGGCCGCGGGGCCGTGGGGCAGCTACGCGTGCGATGCGCCGTGGGGGCTGCTGAGCTCCGCCGTGTCCGCCATGCGCCGCCTGCTGCCGCGGCCCGACTTCGTGCTCTGGACCGG GGATGATACTCCTCACGTCCCCGATGagcagcttggagaagaaaaggttcTGCACATCATTGAAAACCTGACGTCTCTGATTAAACAGGTATTTCCAG ATACTAAAGTCTATGCAGCAATGGGGAATCACGACTTCCACCCCAAGAATCAGTTtccagggaaggagaacagGATCTACAACCAAACAGCAGAACTGTGGCGCTCCTGGTTGAATGAAGCTTCAGTTCCTCTGTTCAGAGCAG GAGCTTTCTACAGTGAGAAGCTGCCCAGTCCAAATACCAGGGGGAGAATGATTGTTCTCAATACCAACCTGTACTATGACCAGAACAGCCAGACAACGGGTGAGGAAGATCCTGGAGGGCAATTCCAATGGCTGGAGGAAACATTGACCAATGCttctaaagcagaagaaatg GTCTATATTGTGGGTCACGTCCCTCCTGGTTTCTTTGAGAAGAAACGAGGCAAGCCGTGGTTCAGGAGGGATTTCAACGAACGATACTTGAAAATAGTGCAGAAGCACCACGGAGTGATCGCTGCCCAGTTCTTTGGGCACCATCACACAGACAGCTTCCGCATGTTCTACAGCGATACAGGTCTGACAGCGATACAGGTAGCAG GTGCCCCAATCAATGTCATGTTCTTGGCCCCCAGAGTGACCCCCTGGAAAACAACGTTACCTGGAGTGACCAACGGAGCCAACAACCCCGGGATCCGAGTGGTTGATTACGATGCAGACACCCTGCAGGTGCAG GACGTGGTGACTTATTACCTGAACTTAACTCATGCCAATCTGCTGGTCCCAACGTGGGAGGAGGAATACCGGCTGACCAGCGCCTTTCAGGTGTCTGATGGCTCCGCACGTTCCATGCAGACAGTGTTGGAAAGGATATCCAAGGATGCAAAGTACCTGCAGCAATACTATGAGTTTAACTCGGTCAGATACGATCTCACCCCGTGTGAGGAGACCTGCCGCGTCGACCACGTTTGTGCCATCAGGGAAATTGATTTCAGCAGATACGAGGAGTGCCTGGAAGCCAACGGCTCCGCTCCTGCCATCGT